One Amorphoplanes digitatis genomic window carries:
- a CDS encoding AlkA N-terminal domain-containing protein, with amino-acid sequence MELDFERCYRAVDSRDQRFDGWFYTAVRTTGIYCRPSCPAVTPRRENVTFYPSAAAAQRGGYRACRRCRPDAAPGSPEWDVRADTVGRAMRLISDGVVDREGVPGLASRLGYTERHLNRMLGAELGAGPLALARAQRAQTARVLIETTDLGLAEIAFAAGFGSVRQFNDTIRAVYARSPGELRQRRTVRRPEAGTITLRLAYRAPLHAGALLGFLAARALPGIEDAGVTTYRRGLNLPHGSATVALEPGDRWVSATLRLTDVRDLAPAVARCRRLFDLDADPVAVDGTLGADPALAAAVRAEPGVRVPRAADGFELAVRAIVGQQVSVAGARTTLGRLLGPATPGELRGFPSAESVAELPDEAFRMPASRRETIRALAGAVADGKLDLEPGADREESVARLMELPGIGAWTAGYVAMRAIGDPDVFLHTDVAAQRGAKALGLPHSPRALAAHAESWRPWRSYALMRLWRSA; translated from the coding sequence ATGGAGTTGGACTTCGAGCGTTGCTACCGGGCCGTGGACAGCCGCGACCAGCGCTTCGACGGCTGGTTCTACACCGCCGTGCGCACGACCGGCATCTACTGCCGCCCGTCCTGCCCCGCCGTCACCCCCCGGCGGGAGAACGTCACCTTCTACCCCAGCGCCGCCGCCGCGCAGCGCGGCGGCTACCGGGCCTGCCGCCGCTGCCGTCCCGATGCCGCGCCCGGCTCACCCGAGTGGGACGTGCGGGCGGACACCGTCGGGCGCGCCATGCGGCTCATCTCGGACGGCGTCGTCGACCGCGAGGGCGTGCCGGGGCTGGCGAGCCGCCTCGGCTACACCGAGCGGCACCTCAACCGCATGCTCGGCGCCGAGCTGGGCGCCGGGCCGCTCGCGCTGGCCCGGGCGCAGCGCGCACAGACCGCGCGCGTGCTCATCGAGACCACCGACCTCGGCCTGGCCGAGATCGCGTTCGCCGCGGGCTTCGGCAGCGTGCGCCAGTTCAACGACACGATCCGCGCGGTGTACGCCCGGTCGCCGGGCGAGCTGCGGCAGCGCCGGACGGTCCGGCGGCCCGAGGCGGGCACCATCACGCTGCGGCTCGCGTACCGGGCGCCGCTGCACGCCGGCGCGTTGCTCGGGTTCCTGGCCGCCCGCGCGCTGCCGGGCATCGAGGACGCCGGCGTCACGACGTACCGGCGGGGATTGAATCTGCCGCACGGCAGCGCGACCGTCGCGCTCGAGCCCGGCGACCGGTGGGTCTCCGCCACGCTGCGGCTCACGGACGTCCGCGACCTCGCGCCGGCGGTCGCCCGCTGCCGCCGGCTCTTCGACCTCGACGCGGACCCGGTCGCCGTCGACGGCACGCTGGGTGCGGATCCCGCGCTCGCCGCGGCGGTGCGCGCCGAGCCGGGGGTACGGGTACCGCGCGCGGCCGACGGCTTCGAACTCGCCGTACGGGCGATCGTCGGCCAGCAGGTCTCGGTCGCCGGTGCCCGCACGACGCTGGGCCGCCTGCTGGGTCCCGCCACGCCCGGCGAGTTGCGCGGCTTTCCCAGCGCCGAGTCCGTCGCCGAGCTGCCCGACGAGGCGTTCCGGATGCCGGCGAGCCGGCGCGAGACCATCCGGGCGCTCGCCGGGGCTGTGGCCGACGGCAAGCTGGACCTGGAGCCCGGCGCCGACCGGGAGGAGTCCGTCGCCCGGCTGATGGAGCTCCCCGGCATCGGCGCCTGGACCGCCGGCTACGTGGCGATGCGTGCCATCGGCGACCCCGACGTCTTCCTGCACACCGATGTGGCGGCACAGCGCGGCGCGAAAGCGCTTGGCCTGCCGCACTCCCCCCGCGCCCTGGCCGCGCACGCCGAGAGCTGGCGGCCCTGGCGCTCCTACGCTCTGATGCGACTCTGGAGGTCAGCATGA
- a CDS encoding helix-turn-helix domain-containing protein: MADDGKRLGARLRALRETGFADRAVTQGVVASALGRSVPLVSSWEKGKAQPSEEWLNAYARFFASPRSLADGHPRLLTRQDLRDDELDRFEDLFRELLQLRTAGPNQPPSRSRSDELTTRSPWEGMWHFPDQSSITLVCARLPANLRASDTYTSPESPDYVELYGYSDLDALIELYGHVYAANPGVSVRRKLADELTQDDVTNHLVLLGGVDWNPMTRRVMQSLELPVAQDRREGSDPDVGSFRVVDQDGNATVFPSRLEVDPPGQRLIEDVAQFCRAPNPFNRKRSVTICNGNYGRGTYAAVRTLTDPRFRDRNRAYIEQRYRPEDTYSILARVSIVAGEVITPDWTLPGTVLHEWSNAG, encoded by the coding sequence ATGGCTGACGACGGCAAGCGGCTCGGTGCGCGCCTGCGTGCGCTGCGCGAGACCGGATTCGCTGACCGGGCCGTGACCCAGGGAGTGGTCGCCTCCGCGCTGGGCCGCAGCGTTCCGCTCGTCTCCTCCTGGGAAAAGGGCAAGGCGCAGCCGTCCGAGGAATGGCTGAACGCCTACGCCCGGTTCTTCGCCAGCCCGCGCTCGCTCGCGGACGGGCACCCGCGGCTGCTCACCCGGCAGGACCTGCGCGACGACGAACTCGACCGCTTCGAGGACCTGTTCCGGGAGCTGCTCCAGCTGCGTACGGCCGGGCCGAACCAGCCGCCGAGCCGGTCGAGGTCGGACGAGCTGACCACCCGGTCGCCCTGGGAAGGCATGTGGCACTTCCCGGACCAGTCCTCCATCACGCTCGTCTGCGCCCGGCTGCCCGCCAACCTGCGCGCCAGCGACACCTACACCTCACCGGAGAGCCCGGACTACGTCGAGCTGTACGGCTACTCGGACCTCGACGCCCTGATAGAGCTCTACGGCCACGTGTACGCCGCGAACCCCGGGGTCTCCGTGCGGCGCAAACTCGCCGACGAGCTGACCCAGGACGACGTCACCAACCACCTCGTCCTTCTGGGTGGCGTCGACTGGAACCCCATGACGCGCCGGGTGATGCAGTCGTTGGAGCTCCCGGTCGCACAGGACCGTCGCGAGGGCAGCGATCCGGACGTCGGTTCCTTCCGGGTAGTGGACCAGGACGGCAACGCGACGGTCTTCCCGTCGAGGCTGGAGGTCGACCCGCCGGGCCAGCGGCTGATCGAGGACGTCGCCCAGTTCTGCCGCGCGCCGAACCCGTTCAACCGGAAGAGGTCGGTCACCATCTGCAACGGCAACTACGGCCGGGGCACGTACGCCGCCGTGCGTACCCTCACCGACCCGCGATTCCGCGACCGCAACCGCGCCTACATCGAGCAGCGGTACCGGCCCGAGGACACGTACAGCATCCTGGCCCGGGTCAGCATCGTCGCCGGCGAGGTCATCACCCCGGACTGGACCCTGCCCGGCACGGTCCTGCACGAGTGGTCGAACGCGGGATGA
- a CDS encoding methylated-DNA--[protein]-cysteine S-methyltransferase, which yields MMRHTTIDTPAGPFTYLVSDAGAVRASGFTAEIDELLPLVHAGLREETRPAASPGPVGDAVRSYLDGDLTAIDDVVVEQRTGGPFLSHAWRVMRDIKAGEPVTYTAFAELAGRPAAVRAAATACARNAAALFVPCHRVLGTDGTLRGYRWGLDVKTWLLRHEQGRSIAA from the coding sequence ATGATGCGGCACACGACAATCGACACCCCGGCCGGACCGTTCACCTACCTGGTCAGCGACGCCGGCGCCGTGCGGGCCTCGGGCTTCACCGCCGAGATCGATGAGCTGCTCCCGCTCGTACACGCCGGGCTGCGGGAGGAGACGCGGCCCGCCGCGTCGCCCGGGCCGGTTGGCGACGCGGTCCGCTCCTATCTCGACGGCGACCTCACCGCGATCGACGACGTGGTGGTCGAGCAGCGCACCGGCGGGCCGTTCCTGAGCCACGCCTGGCGGGTCATGCGCGACATCAAGGCGGGCGAGCCGGTGACCTACACCGCGTTCGCGGAGCTGGCCGGGCGGCCGGCGGCGGTGCGCGCGGCGGCGACGGCCTGCGCGCGCAACGCGGCGGCGCTGTTCGTGCCCTGCCACCGGGTGCTCGGCACCGACGGCACGCTGCGCGGATATCGCTGGGGACTCGACGTCAAAACCTGGCTGCTGCGGCACGAGCAGGGCCGTAGCATCGCTGCATGA
- a CDS encoding GNAT family N-acetyltransferase: MGDLQGLRIAPRVPGDIDRLGRTFGPSARAYYLDRSRRQGVLLVARVGERAVGAAFVSTEPAPESAIIRHLGRVPMLHRLMVDASLRRKGVGTKLIAAAEAELRRRRLWRVAVGVDVDNASAARLYRRLGYREWAHGLLETIREDVKDGKTIAVPDVCHVFVKYL; the protein is encoded by the coding sequence GTGGGGGACCTACAGGGATTGCGCATCGCACCGCGGGTTCCCGGAGACATCGACCGGCTGGGCCGCACGTTCGGGCCGTCCGCCCGCGCCTACTACCTCGACCGGTCCCGCCGGCAGGGCGTGCTGCTCGTCGCCCGGGTCGGCGAGCGGGCCGTCGGCGCGGCGTTCGTGTCGACGGAGCCGGCGCCGGAGTCCGCGATCATCCGCCACCTGGGTCGGGTGCCGATGCTGCACCGGCTCATGGTCGACGCGTCCCTGCGCCGCAAGGGCGTCGGCACGAAGCTCATCGCCGCGGCCGAGGCCGAGCTGCGCCGCAGGCGGCTGTGGCGGGTGGCCGTCGGCGTCGACGTCGACAACGCCAGCGCGGCCCGGCTGTACCGCCGGCTCGGCTACCGGGAGTGGGCACACGGGCTGCTCGAGACGATCCGCGAGGACGTCAAGGACGGCAAGACGATCGCCGTGCCGGACGTGTGCCACGTATTCGTGAAGTACCTCTAG